One Archangium violaceum genomic window, CTGTCTTCGTGGTCATGAGTGGCTCCTGTCTGGCCATGGCACCGGAAAAGCGCGTGGCTCTCGCTTGACTGCAGCGTGGAGCGGCGCCCGTCTGCGTATAGCATACGCTTTGCGTATCTCATACGCAACATATGGGGTGTACGCTGGCGTGCGATGCTGTCGCCGTACGCGGGAACAGGAGTGATGATGGGCAACAAGACCGACGACGAACTTCCGCGCAGTCTGGAGGTGCTCTGGGGGCGGACCGACCGGCGCCAGCGCGGACCCCCACAGGCGCTCAGCTTGGAGCGCATCGTCGCCGCGGCCATCGAGATCGCCGACGCTGAAGGCCTTCACGCGCTGTCCATGGCCCACCTCGCCGAGCGGCTTGGTTGCGCCACCATGTCCCTCTACCGGCATGTCGCGAGCAAGGACGATCTCCTGGTCTTCATGATGGATGCCGCGCCAGGGAAGCCGCCCGTCATCGATGTCGCGGTTGACGGTTGGCGCGGCGGGCTGGAGCGCTGGGCCCGGGAACTGCGGTCGGTCTACTACCGGCACCCCTGGATATTGCAGGTCACCATCGGCCGGCCACCGTTGGAACCGGGCCAGCTCGCCTGGCTCGATCGTGGCCTACGCACCCTGGCCGGTACCGGCCTGAGCCCGAACGAGAAGCTGGGGGTGATACTCCTGGTCCTCAACTACGTTCGCGGTGAGGCGCAGATCCAGGCGGGGCTGCTGCGGACGAACGAGCATTCCTCCCAGAGCAGCCGGGAGGCGCAGGCCTGGTATGGCCGGACGCTGGCCAGGTTGATCGACGCCGAGCGCTTTCCCGCGCTGGCTGAGCTTTCCGCTGCTGGCTCCTTCGATCCGGGTGACGACAGTGACGACGGAGCCGCCGACTTCGACTTCGGGTTGGCGCGTATCCTCGACGGTGTCGGGATGCGCGTTCGCGTCCGCTAGCCCTATCCGCGGGCGAGGACAGCCCGGCCAACCTTCAGCTCCTTCGCGACGTTCGCCACGCGTTTCCCGAGGAACTCGGCGGTTCTCAAATCCGCTGGCGGCGGCGTGACATCCGCGGGTTGGTCGATGTTGGATTGGGCCGCTACGCCGAGTGTATAGGCATCCCGGTTGAGCATGTCCTCGTTGGTGAAGGAACGGTTGTTGCCGTACGGCAGGCCCAGGTTCACCCAGTGCATGTGGTGCTGCGCCGCGAACGTCATGAGTTGAATCAAGGACGTCTGCTTGTCGCCGCCACGGGAGCCGCCATTGGTGAATCCCGCGGCCACCTTGTTGGCCCAGCGCTTCTGCGCGTACTGCAGGGACGAGGTC contains:
- a CDS encoding TetR/AcrR family transcriptional regulator; translation: MMGNKTDDELPRSLEVLWGRTDRRQRGPPQALSLERIVAAAIEIADAEGLHALSMAHLAERLGCATMSLYRHVASKDDLLVFMMDAAPGKPPVIDVAVDGWRGGLERWARELRSVYYRHPWILQVTIGRPPLEPGQLAWLDRGLRTLAGTGLSPNEKLGVILLVLNYVRGEAQIQAGLLRTNEHSSQSSREAQAWYGRTLARLIDAERFPALAELSAAGSFDPGDDSDDGAADFDFGLARILDGVGMRVRVR
- a CDS encoding flavodoxin family protein, with the translated sequence MVETVRVVVVYHSGHGGHTAKVAEAVAAGAAQVADTEVQLIRAEDAPGRWDVLDSADAIIMGAPTYMGSLSAQFKAFMDATSSLQYAQKRWANKVAAGFTNGGSRGGDKQTSLIQLMTFAAQHHMHWVNLGLPYGNNRSFTNEDMLNRDAYTLGVAAQSNIDQPADVTPPPADLRTAEFLGKRVANVAKELKVGRAVLARG